Proteins encoded in a region of the Inquilinus sp. KBS0705 genome:
- a CDS encoding glycoside hydrolase family 28 protein, with protein MKAFYKYLLYSFLLVNVTASAQKVAMPAANAFYNVMAYGAKGNGKQLDNKAIDRAINAAARAGGGTVYLPAGTYLSGSIHLKSNINLFIDAGATILGAAPELKAYDEAEAFPDTAYQDGGHTYFHNSLIWGEHLTNVSITGRGKIDGGGLTSKDHENKGDPTGGSIGTGDKAIAIKLSSNILIRDVTIFHGGHFAILLTGCNMVTLDNLTIDTNRDGIDIDCCTNTLVSNCRVNSPNDDAICPKSSYALNRPMTTENLVISNCQVSGFKEGSLLDGTMVPQKAGWSNGRIKFGTESNGGFRNCVVANCTFRSCNGLALEEVDGGIMDNIIVSNITMMDIAHYPIYVTLGKRNRGPRATTIMGVVKNIFISNIMVTGADSLSGIQITGAPGYPVKNVKLQNISVQYKGGGTKAQGLKPFPELERGYPEPFLLGMNPAYGLFIRHAENVELDHVSFTTLKPDERPAIIATDVNGLDLDHFKVPVIKGNTLTVFDKVTNLNIQNSPSLQN; from the coding sequence ATGAAAGCTTTTTACAAATACCTGCTTTATAGTTTTTTATTAGTTAATGTAACGGCATCGGCCCAAAAAGTGGCTATGCCAGCAGCTAACGCCTTTTATAATGTAATGGCGTATGGCGCTAAGGGGAATGGCAAACAGTTAGACAATAAGGCTATAGACAGGGCCATTAACGCCGCTGCCCGGGCAGGCGGGGGCACGGTTTACCTGCCTGCCGGTACATATCTAAGCGGCAGCATACACTTAAAAAGCAACATCAACCTGTTTATTGATGCCGGTGCCACTATTTTAGGCGCCGCACCCGAATTAAAGGCTTACGATGAAGCTGAGGCTTTCCCCGACACGGCTTACCAGGATGGCGGGCATACCTATTTCCATAACAGCCTGATATGGGGCGAGCACCTTACCAATGTATCTATCACCGGGCGGGGCAAAATTGATGGCGGAGGATTGACCAGCAAAGACCACGAGAACAAAGGCGACCCCACCGGCGGATCCATAGGGACGGGCGATAAGGCCATTGCCATAAAGCTAAGCAGCAATATACTGATAAGGGATGTCACTATATTTCATGGCGGGCACTTTGCCATATTGCTTACAGGCTGCAACATGGTTACGCTGGATAATTTAACTATTGATACCAACCGCGACGGTATTGATATTGATTGCTGTACCAATACCCTGGTAAGCAACTGCAGGGTAAACTCGCCTAACGATGATGCCATTTGCCCAAAAAGCTCATACGCCTTAAACCGCCCCATGACTACCGAGAACCTGGTAATAAGCAATTGCCAGGTGTCGGGCTTTAAAGAGGGCTCCCTGCTTGATGGCACCATGGTGCCCCAAAAGGCCGGCTGGAGCAACGGTCGTATTAAGTTTGGAACCGAATCTAACGGTGGCTTTAGGAATTGTGTGGTGGCCAACTGCACCTTCCGCAGCTGCAATGGCCTGGCTTTAGAGGAGGTAGACGGCGGTATAATGGATAACATTATCGTATCAAACATCACCATGATGGATATTGCGCATTACCCTATTTATGTAACCCTGGGCAAACGCAACCGCGGCCCGCGGGCCACTACAATAATGGGTGTGGTTAAAAACATATTCATTAGTAATATTATGGTAACCGGTGCCGACTCACTAAGCGGTATACAAATAACCGGCGCGCCGGGCTACCCGGTTAAAAACGTAAAACTGCAAAACATCAGCGTACAATATAAAGGCGGCGGCACTAAAGCGCAGGGCCTTAAACCCTTCCCCGAGCTGGAACGCGGCTATCCCGAACCTTTTTTATTGGGGATGAACCCGGCCTACGGCTTATTTATTCGTCATGCCGAGAATGTAGAGCTGGATCATGTCTCGTTTACTACCCTAAAACCCGATGAGCGCCCGGCTATCATCGCTACTGATGTGAACGGGCTTGATCTGGATCATTTTAAGGTGCCCGTGATAAAGGGCAACACCCTTACCGTATTTGATAAGGTGACCAATTTAAACATTCAAAATTCGCCGTCGCTGCAAAATTAA